The following proteins come from a genomic window of Methanobacterium sp. Maddingley MBC34:
- a CDS encoding desulfoferrodoxin (PFAM: Desulfoferrodoxin, N-terminal domain; Desulfoferrodoxin~TIGRFAM: desulfoferrodoxin FeS4 iron-binding domain; desulfoferrodoxin; desulfoferrodoxin ferrous iron-binding domain), which translates to MTETGQIFRCDVCGNIVNILCVGPGNLVCCEVPMELLKEKQDGDGSIKHRPVIEKSDMGVKVKVGEVPHPMEENHHIEWVELATDNQVFIQLLNPGDQPEAEFPVDSDQETQLKARSYCNIHGLWKS; encoded by the coding sequence ATGACTGAAACAGGACAGATATTTCGATGTGATGTTTGTGGTAATATAGTGAATATTCTCTGTGTTGGTCCGGGTAACCTGGTTTGTTGTGAGGTACCCATGGAACTTTTGAAGGAGAAACAAGATGGTGATGGTTCTATAAAACACAGACCAGTTATTGAAAAATCAGATATGGGAGTAAAGGTTAAGGTGGGAGAAGTACCCCATCCCATGGAAGAAAATCACCACATAGAATGGGTGGAGCTTGCCACTGATAACCAAGTATTCATCCAGCTTTTAAATCCAGGCGACCAGCCCGAGGCAGAATTCCCAGTTGACTCAGACCAGGAAACTCAACTTAAGGCCAGAAGCTACTGCAATATCCATGGACTATGGAAATCTTGA
- a CDS encoding rubrerythrin (PFAM: Rubrerythrin): protein MVLIMEKTLENLTKAFIGESQARNRYSFYAKQATKDGYPQISEIFLETAENERQHAKWLFKLIQEVKENVDLEGDEIHVEAEAPLTLGDTVENIKAAIAGEHYENSEMYPEFAKVAKEEGLDDVAQRLLAIGKAEVHHEERYTQLLEQVEAGTLFKKETDVPWTCIKCGYSVTGKQPPEKCPACDHPTKYFFIRCEEY from the coding sequence ATGGTGTTGATAATGGAAAAAACCTTAGAAAACCTTACCAAGGCGTTTATTGGTGAAAGTCAGGCTAGAAACCGTTACAGTTTCTATGCGAAACAGGCTACAAAGGATGGTTACCCTCAAATTTCTGAGATATTCCTGGAAACTGCTGAGAACGAACGACAGCATGCTAAATGGTTGTTCAAACTTATCCAGGAGGTTAAGGAAAATGTGGATCTGGAAGGTGATGAGATACACGTGGAAGCCGAAGCTCCATTAACCTTGGGAGACACCGTGGAGAACATCAAAGCCGCCATTGCAGGGGAACACTACGAAAACAGCGAAATGTACCCTGAATTTGCTAAAGTAGCTAAAGAAGAAGGATTAGATGATGTGGCCCAAAGATTACTGGCCATTGGAAAGGCAGAAGTTCACCATGAGGAAAGGTACACCCAGCTCCTGGAGCAAGTGGAAGCCGGTACTCTCTTTAAGAAGGAAACAGATGTCCCGTGGACCTGTATCAAATGCGGTTACTCTGTTACTGGAAAACAGCCACCAGAAAAGTGCCCAGCCTGTGACCACCCCACCAAGTACTTCTTCATCCGCTGCGAAGAGTACTAA
- a CDS encoding PAS domain S-box (PFAM: Histidine kinase; Histidine kinase-, DNA gyrase B-, and HSP90-like ATPase; PAS fold~TIGRFAM: PAS domain S-box): MEKQSPEDLESLKSGQVPLEDDEKLLSQYLNRISRYKWGSRACALLVIVLGIMAVLGWVLKIPLLQGDFLGFPETKLNTAIIFLIAGTCLYLLNKPVKPWKLNISRILAAITIFFGALTLLEYVTGINLGMNQLFTSFLPDNTSAQGKSRFLSAFNFIILGIALLMGSYKYNPRYMQILAFMAGFLSLLGLSSYLYGTSTDYTLDLMVQMAFLSSLIHISLSVGILFLYPDRSYMGRITAQTSGGYMARRLLPATLVAVFILDLLIISGERFNLYSEQFGDVFGIIITLAFLTTVIIWNAKILNRMDRQRQESNLKRLSLKKFYETLVEGINEGIWVTDHSDRLYFMNRGMEEIAGVKTENMEGLHILDDLPDSSTGQLKEYYRKAKQTLKPVYYDSINVTSPTGKTSHQSGWIIPQVNDGKFNGAICTVIDQTPRKKAEEALITSETFYRTIFENTGTATIIVGENTIITMANKRSETLSGYKVDEIENKLSWMDFVHPDDREKMKMYHKLRREPGKNVPSGDQEKGLHSEEPGKNIPPENQQKSVPSEYEFRLLNKNGEERQIMLSASVIPGTTDSVVSLLDITQRKNAENEVKQSLNEKELLLREIHHRVKNNMQIISSLLNLQRSYIQDAEADNILQESQGRVKSMALVHEKLYQTDDLSKINVAEYIRSLSMNLFHSYTVNPGINLTLDMGEVYFNIDTAVPLGLIINELVSNSLKYAFSDRDNGEISISLRETDESGIYQLKVWDDGSGFPSDLDFNNTNSLGLKLVNTLVNQLDGEIELVTNGGTGFNIIIQEQKYKERV; encoded by the coding sequence ATGGAAAAACAGTCACCGGAGGATTTGGAGTCCTTAAAATCAGGCCAGGTACCCCTGGAAGATGATGAAAAGCTGCTTTCCCAATATTTAAATCGTATTTCTCGTTATAAATGGGGTTCACGGGCCTGTGCACTGCTGGTGATTGTGTTAGGGATCATGGCTGTGTTGGGATGGGTTTTAAAAATACCCCTACTCCAGGGAGACTTCTTAGGCTTCCCTGAAACTAAACTTAACACCGCCATTATATTCCTCATTGCCGGGACCTGCCTTTACCTCCTGAATAAACCGGTTAAACCATGGAAACTGAATATTTCCAGAATCCTGGCAGCCATTACCATATTTTTCGGTGCTTTAACCCTGCTGGAATATGTTACTGGTATAAACCTTGGTATGAACCAGTTATTTACCAGTTTTTTACCAGATAATACCAGTGCTCAGGGTAAGAGCAGATTTTTAAGTGCTTTCAATTTTATTATATTGGGTATTGCCCTCCTGATGGGCAGTTACAAATATAACCCCCGTTACATGCAAATTCTGGCATTTATGGCTGGTTTTTTATCATTATTGGGATTATCTTCCTATCTTTACGGGACCAGTACTGATTACACCCTGGATTTGATGGTGCAGATGGCTTTTCTCTCATCGCTCATACACATCAGTCTTTCGGTAGGTATTCTTTTCCTATACCCCGACCGCAGTTACATGGGACGAATCACTGCCCAGACCAGTGGGGGTTACATGGCCCGGCGCCTTCTCCCAGCAACCCTGGTGGCAGTGTTCATCCTGGATCTTTTAATAATCTCAGGGGAACGATTTAACCTGTACAGTGAGCAGTTTGGAGATGTTTTCGGTATTATCATCACCCTGGCCTTTTTAACCACAGTTATTATCTGGAATGCCAAGATTCTCAACCGGATGGACAGGCAGAGGCAGGAATCCAACCTCAAACGTCTCAGTCTGAAAAAGTTCTACGAAACTCTGGTGGAGGGTATTAATGAAGGGATATGGGTTACTGACCATAGTGACAGGCTTTACTTCATGAACAGGGGAATGGAGGAGATAGCAGGAGTTAAAACTGAGAATATGGAGGGTTTGCATATTCTGGATGATCTGCCTGATTCATCAACTGGCCAGTTGAAGGAGTACTACCGTAAGGCTAAACAAACCCTGAAACCGGTTTATTATGATTCCATCAATGTCACCAGTCCCACTGGAAAAACATCCCACCAGAGTGGCTGGATCATACCCCAGGTTAATGATGGTAAATTCAACGGCGCCATCTGCACTGTGATTGACCAGACCCCACGTAAAAAGGCAGAAGAAGCTCTAATAACATCCGAAACATTTTACCGAACCATATTTGAGAATACAGGTACTGCTACTATTATTGTAGGGGAAAATACCATTATCACCATGGCTAATAAGCGTTCTGAAACATTGAGTGGTTACAAGGTGGATGAAATTGAGAACAAGCTAAGCTGGATGGACTTTGTGCATCCTGATGACCGGGAAAAAATGAAAATGTATCATAAGCTGCGCCGGGAACCTGGGAAAAATGTACCCTCGGGGGACCAGGAAAAAGGTTTACACTCTGAGGAACCAGGAAAAAACATACCCCCTGAAAATCAGCAAAAAAGTGTGCCCTCTGAATATGAGTTCCGTCTTTTGAATAAAAATGGGGAAGAAAGACAGATCATGCTCTCTGCCTCTGTAATTCCTGGTACCACCGATAGTGTGGTATCCCTACTGGACATAACCCAGCGTAAGAATGCTGAAAACGAAGTTAAACAATCCTTAAATGAGAAGGAACTCCTGTTACGGGAGATACATCACAGGGTGAAAAACAACATGCAGATCATTAGCAGTCTGTTGAACTTACAGCGCAGCTACATTCAGGACGCAGAGGCTGATAACATCCTCCAGGAGAGTCAGGGAAGGGTTAAGAGTATGGCCCTGGTTCATGAGAAACTATACCAGACTGATGATCTATCCAAAATTAACGTGGCCGAGTACATCAGGAGTCTTTCCATGAACTTATTCCACAGTTACACCGTAAACCCCGGGATAAATCTCACCCTAGATATGGGGGAAGTATACTTTAACATTGACACTGCAGTTCCCCTGGGACTCATAATCAATGAACTGGTCTCTAACAGTTTAAAGTATGCCTTCAGTGACCGAGATAATGGTGAAATAAGTATATCCCTCAGAGAAACTGATGAGTCAGGTATTTATCAGTTAAAAGTATGGGATGATGGTTCTGGTTTTCCCAGTGATCTGGACTTTAACAACACTAACAGTCTGGGACTTAAACTGGTTAACACACTGGTGAATCAGCTGGATGGTGAGATTGAACTGGTTACTAATGGAGGAACTGGTTTTAATATAATCATTCAGGAGCAGAAGTATAAAGAGAGAGTCTAG
- a CDS encoding hypothetical protein (PFAM: Protein of unknown function DUF86), with amino-acid sequence MREITSHGKDEFLDNPHLLAAAKYELIVAIEAAISICNHINAKIGGKTPETYSDCFLLLVHNKIIRHDLGDRLADMARFRNLLVHVYSKVDDERVYQIIMQNFSDLEELTKEVGLY; translated from the coding sequence TTGAGGGAAATAACATCCCATGGGAAGGATGAATTTTTAGATAACCCCCATCTCCTTGCAGCGGCAAAGTATGAACTTATTGTTGCCATTGAGGCAGCAATATCTATTTGTAACCATATTAACGCTAAAATAGGTGGTAAGACACCTGAAACCTACTCTGACTGTTTTCTACTTTTAGTTCACAACAAAATCATCAGGCACGATTTAGGAGATAGGCTGGCCGATATGGCAAGATTTCGTAATTTACTGGTTCACGTTTATTCTAAGGTAGATGATGAGAGAGTTTACCAGATCATCATGCAGAACTTTTCGGATCTGGAAGAACTAACCAAAGAAGTGGGATTATATTAA
- a CDS encoding nucleotidyltransferase family protein (PFAM: Nucleotidyltransferase domain): MKTCQLNDPEKESLKEKLASKIKTYPEILFCYIHGSFLEGAWFRDVDLAVYLKDDSFKDVFSYEHKVSLELEGLISLPVDLKILNVTPLSFRYQVSKGEVLFSRDEELRTDFLERTWQLYLDLKPIREEYYRELLEE; this comes from the coding sequence ATGAAAACATGCCAACTCAATGACCCTGAAAAGGAGTCTTTAAAGGAAAAATTGGCTTCCAAAATAAAGACTTATCCTGAGATATTGTTCTGTTACATTCACGGTAGTTTCCTGGAAGGTGCATGGTTTAGGGATGTTGATCTGGCAGTTTACTTAAAAGATGACTCTTTTAAAGATGTGTTTAGCTATGAACATAAAGTTTCACTAGAATTAGAGGGTTTAATCAGTTTACCAGTTGATCTTAAGATATTGAATGTGACTCCCCTGAGTTTCCGTTACCAAGTAAGTAAGGGTGAAGTGCTTTTTAGCAGGGATGAAGAGTTAAGAACTGATTTTTTGGAAAGAACCTGGCAGCTTTACCTTGACCTGAAACCAATAAGGGAAGAGTATTACCGGGAACTTCTGGAAGAATGA
- a CDS encoding PAS domain S-box (PFAM: Histidine kinase; Histidine kinase-, DNA gyrase B-, and HSP90-like ATPase; PAS fold~TIGRFAM: PAS domain S-box), translating into MNNQDSDRETIHRELQKTEERLAQSQSELNYLKSIVEHTEDAIVGLGLDGTILTWNPAAETIYGYTASEAVGSSVSMVIPPYNSDEISLILAWIKSGERVTHYETLRRRKDGSIINVSLSVSPIKDDTGEIIGASSIARDTSASKKMELKLQESEEKFREVFNNANDAIFLHPLKNDGTPGNFVEVNDVACQRLGYTREELLQMSPADIDTEETIQKTSHYMEKLLVNGRATFEAFNLTRDGQEIPVEVSAHIFNLRGEMMVLSILRDITRRKESEAKLRKSLDEKELLLKEIHHRVKNNLMVISSLLNLQSKYIKDKAALEVFRESQRRARSMALIHTMLYQSIDLKCINFGDYITKLTQELFRTYVTSDNIQLNMDVGDILLDINTSIPLGLIVNELVSNSLKHAFPNGEKGEITVKFHKNNDYYTFQVADTGIGFPEDLDFRKTNSLGMRLVNTLTDQIDGEIELNTTGPTCFTINFTEKEYGSGIKTPATH; encoded by the coding sequence ATGAATAATCAAGATTCAGACCGGGAAACAATTCATAGGGAACTTCAAAAAACTGAGGAAAGGTTAGCTCAAAGCCAGTCTGAGCTGAATTACCTTAAATCCATTGTAGAACACACTGAAGATGCTATAGTGGGCCTTGGGTTGGACGGAACCATACTAACCTGGAACCCTGCTGCTGAGACGATATACGGTTACACAGCCAGTGAAGCAGTGGGTAGCAGTGTTTCCATGGTCATTCCACCCTACAACAGTGATGAAATATCTTTGATCTTGGCCTGGATTAAAAGTGGTGAAAGGGTAACCCATTACGAAACCCTCCGCCGCAGGAAGGACGGGTCCATTATTAACGTCTCTCTCAGTGTCTCCCCCATTAAGGATGATACTGGGGAGATAATAGGAGCATCCAGTATTGCCCGGGACACCAGTGCCAGTAAAAAAATGGAACTAAAACTCCAGGAAAGTGAGGAGAAATTCCGGGAAGTTTTTAACAATGCCAACGATGCTATATTCCTCCATCCCCTTAAAAATGACGGGACCCCTGGAAACTTCGTGGAAGTTAACGATGTGGCTTGCCAGCGCCTGGGATACACCCGGGAAGAACTGCTCCAGATGTCACCAGCTGACATTGACACTGAAGAAACCATCCAAAAAACATCACACTACATGGAAAAACTCTTGGTAAATGGAAGGGCAACCTTTGAAGCATTTAACCTCACCCGGGATGGGCAGGAGATACCAGTGGAGGTCAGCGCCCATATTTTCAACCTTCGCGGTGAGATGATGGTTCTCTCCATTTTAAGGGATATCACTCGCAGGAAGGAGTCCGAGGCAAAACTCCGTAAATCACTGGATGAAAAGGAACTCCTGCTTAAGGAGATCCACCACCGGGTTAAAAACAACCTTATGGTCATAAGTAGCCTTCTGAATCTTCAATCAAAATATATCAAGGACAAGGCTGCTCTGGAAGTCTTCAGGGAAAGTCAACGCCGGGCACGGTCAATGGCCCTCATCCATACCATGCTCTATCAGTCCATTGACCTGAAGTGCATTAACTTCGGAGACTACATCACCAAACTCACTCAGGAACTCTTCCGCACCTACGTAACCAGTGATAACATCCAGCTCAACATGGATGTGGGAGACATACTCCTGGACATTAACACCAGCATACCCCTGGGTCTCATAGTCAATGAACTGGTCTCAAACAGCCTCAAACATGCCTTCCCCAATGGTGAGAAGGGTGAGATAACTGTTAAATTCCATAAAAACAATGACTATTACACTTTCCAGGTGGCGGATACTGGCATAGGATTCCCGGAGGACCTGGACTTCAGGAAAACCAACTCCCTGGGAATGCGACTGGTGAACACACTCACTGACCAGATTGACGGAGAAATAGAATTAAACACCACGGGCCCAACATGCTTTACCATAAACTTCACTGAAAAAGAATACGGGTCTGGAATAAAAACTCCTGCCACTCATTAA